The stretch of DNA AATTCATATCAAATCCGTTGATCTGCATGTATCTTATTGCCTTGAAAAGATCATAGGCAGTCGGTCTGGTGGATCCGATCTTTCTTACGGCTTCATCCATATTTTCTCCTTTTTTCTTGGCCATCGCGAGGCCATAGGCCGCAGTTACTCCTATGGCGGGAGCGCCTCTGACAACCATATTTTTAATTGCATAGGCGATGTCGTCTGAATTTTTTGCTTCGAATATCTCTATCTTTTCTGGAAGCTTTCTCTGATCGATCAGCTTCACCTCATCGTCCTCATACCATACGGCTTTCAGCGTCCTCACTTCACCATCAATGACTACCTTCATGCTTCATTACCCGACTCTTCATTTTCAGGTGATATATACACTTTTATTATCCTCTATCTTTTCATTCAGCGGTACGATCTGCTTCTCTTTCTTCCGGAGCCATGTTCACCCTTTGCAACACCTTCGTAATGATGATGAAGACCAACATGCCCATGATCGAACCAAACAGATCCTGTGGAAAATAGAGAAATACGTCATTCAATGGTTCCAGAGGCGTGAGGTTGAGAAATATACCTGTAACGAGACCCAGGACACCGGCTATGTTTGCATTACCAACTCCTGTCTTGGGTATTGAGTAAAGATCCATATATCTGGACGATCTTCGAATAACCATGAACCAATCAGCTATCAGCAGGAAGGTAAATGGAAATATTATGGATCCGCTGATGTTGAGGAACCCGGATGCATAGTTGAGAATACCCAAATAAGCCAAAACGGCACCGAGAGAACCGAGGATCATGGTTGAAATGGGCTGCGCATATTTCTTCATGTTTCTTTTGAAAAGACCCTCTATTGCTGAGAGCAGATCCGCCGTGGCAGGATAGAGATTCATGGAATTTGTGTGTATTATTGCAAGAGAAGCACCGATGGAAGCCGTTATGGCTATAAGACTTTCCAGACCTCCTATGCCTCCGAATCTTACAGCAGCAAGATTCCAGTTCCCAGTTACAGCCTGTGAAATTAGGCCGAGTGAACCCATCAGATAGACCGGCAGTATTATTCCTATCGACGGTGCAATGAAGTAACCTATCCTTTTCTGCATTGATTCTCCGTTCTCCCTGCTCCTGGCAAATCTGCTTATCGTGGACACCTTATAGGCCCAGGCAAGTATGGAAAATGCAAGGACAAGCCCTATAGCTGAGCCCCAGTTCACTTGCGATGATGGGTGGAGAAGAAGTGCGATATCGGGATGGTATATGGTGAACAGCAGATAGGCCAAGATCGCATAACTCAGAACAAGGAGTACAGCCGTATATCTATAGAATTTTTCAAGGTATTTCGCGCCGAACATCACAAGCAGTATCTGGACAAGTGCCATGAAAGATATCCATATCACTGGCGAAGATGATGTCACGGAGGAAAGTATGAGACCTCCGGTTATATCGTTAAGACCGAACCAGCCAAGATTCACAAAGGTGAAAACAAGCGACATGATGCTTGATGAAGCGTATCCGAGTGTCCTTCGCGAAAGGATCATCGCAGGTACAGGGATTAACCTCCCCATATCGGAGAATATGCCCACTGGTATGAAGCCTATGAAAAATGCGATCGTTATTGCTATCAACATGTATATCAGACCGAGGGGATAAAGAAGATAACCTATCAGTGGAGTTAGCGCAGATGCACTGGCCATGGACCAGAACACCATCATTTTCCAGGAATTCATGATCCTGGCATCTGCTGGAATTGGATCCACTCCTATTATCTCAATACCATGCTCGCTTACTTTGACATCCATCAAAATGAAAATGCGTTCCCGTATTTGAGTTATCGCTCATCTCGAATTTCGTATTTTCTTCATATGTCGCCTATGCGCATCTGCGTGGAGGGCCACACAAAGCAGTTCCTGCAGCGTGGTTCGTATAGATCCTTGCCGCCTATACGTATGATCTCTCCGAATGCCGGTACACCATTGATGATACGCTGAGTGAATATGGCGTCATTCCCGCATTTAGAGCAGACTGCACTTAGCACGTATATTTCGTCGGATATAGCCAGTATATCGGCAGTGATCCGAAATGGATTTCCAAAGTGATCCCTGTTTAGCGCAGCCACGTACACGATTCTACCAGAATTGGCCAGGTCCTCAAGTCTCTGGGGCAATCTTGCTGATGGCTTCCAGAACTGGGCCTCATCGAAACCAAGGATGCCGGAATTCTTCGCATGTGCGTCCAGGAATTCTCCAAATCTTTCATCTGTAGGCGCAATAATAGCTGGCAACTTCATTCCCTTATGCGTTACCACCTCGTTCTCAGAATATCTTGAATCTATTTCTGGTTTGAAGAGCGTCACATTCCTTCCGGCCAGTATATGCCTCTCCATGAGCTCTATCAACCTTGAGGTCTTTCCAGAGAACATGGGGCCGGTTATGGTGATTATCTTCCCGGGGTTCCCACTCATCCATTCTGAATGGGTCTTCCTATGAAAAACTTATTGAGAAGTTATGTAAGATGAAAAAGATGCACAATTCATGTGCATCGGCTATGAAACACACAAGCTTTCCTAACTTAAAGGAAAGTTTGAAGTTTGAGGGAAGCTCTAAAACTCCGGCCTTCAGCGGAAAATATACTGAATCATCCCAAATGCTGTATTTATAAAAATCTTTCCACGTTCTATTTTTATTCTACACAATAACCGAACGAAGCAGCACTCGAATGGGATCGTTACAGTAAGGCCCATGCCTGCGGATATAATGATATAGGGCTTGTCCGAATGTCCGGAAAGACATAGGGCTATTCGCTGAAAGGAGAAATCGA from Thermoplasma sp. Kam2015 encodes:
- a CDS encoding cytosine permease, which encodes MDVKVSEHGIEIIGVDPIPADARIMNSWKMMVFWSMASASALTPLIGYLLYPLGLIYMLIAITIAFFIGFIPVGIFSDMGRLIPVPAMILSRRTLGYASSSIMSLVFTFVNLGWFGLNDITGGLILSSVTSSSPVIWISFMALVQILLVMFGAKYLEKFYRYTAVLLVLSYAILAYLLFTIYHPDIALLLHPSSQVNWGSAIGLVLAFSILAWAYKVSTISRFARSRENGESMQKRIGYFIAPSIGIILPVYLMGSLGLISQAVTGNWNLAAVRFGGIGGLESLIAITASIGASLAIIHTNSMNLYPATADLLSAIEGLFKRNMKKYAQPISTMILGSLGAVLAYLGILNYASGFLNISGSIIFPFTFLLIADWFMVIRRSSRYMDLYSIPKTGVGNANIAGVLGLVTGIFLNLTPLEPLNDVFLYFPQDLFGSIMGMLVFIIITKVLQRVNMAPEEREADRTAE
- a CDS encoding thymidine kinase; protein product: MSGNPGKIITITGPMFSGKTSRLIELMERHILAGRNVTLFKPEIDSRYSENEVVTHKGMKLPAIIAPTDERFGEFLDAHAKNSGILGFDEAQFWKPSARLPQRLEDLANSGRIVYVAALNRDHFGNPFRITADILAISDEIYVLSAVCSKCGNDAIFTQRIINGVPAFGEIIRIGGKDLYEPRCRNCFVWPSTQMRIGDI